One Sylvia atricapilla isolate bSylAtr1 chromosome 21, bSylAtr1.pri, whole genome shotgun sequence genomic window, CCTGTGGCCCTTCAGTGTACCAGATCTCAGCCCCCAGGAGCTGAGAGGCACCTCTGAGTTACAGCCAGAGTAGGAGAatcttgggaaaaaatacaCCCAAAGAGTGAGGCTCATGCAGCAGAGAGTGTGATGATGACCTAACAGCAATTCCTTAAGAAAAGATGGAAGAGGAGGCACGGTGGGAAGCTTGTCAGaaatcctggagctgctgattATTGCCCTCAACACAAGTGCAACAggcagagcaaacagcagcatGGCAGCACTGGAAGTTAAGGGAAAGTGGGAATTCCATCCCTCATCTAACATTGTCATCTCTGCTTCTCAACACACAGATCTTGCTGTTTCCCTGTTCCTTCTCTAACCTAAATCTTCTCAGAAATGCCCAAACACTCCAGGATCTTTCCAGACCCTCTCTCAAGCAGCTTGGCTCAGTCAGTGAGAAGAGCCAAGATCCCAGAGATTTCCATTCTCCTCTGCAGAATGCCCCTTAAAactggcagctgaaaaaaaggCCAAAGAGGGAATAATGCAAAGCTTCCAAATCCTGAAGGCACTTGCTTGGAGGAGCACTTACCGTAGTGGGATTAACCACGACTGAGCCACTCCTGCTGGGAGGaccaggctgggagcacagacagccagagctgcctgtgctcaaAGGCAGagagtggtttaaaaaaatagtccCACAACCTTTGGTCTCCACCTGCCCCCTCTCCTGAGCAGGCCGTGGCAGCTGCTTGGAGAGGGTGGAGGTGTCTGAGGTACCGCAGTGTCTTTGTcgtggtgaggcactggcacagagggCACCTGGGCAGGCCCCAGCTCACCTGGCCTGgggtggagcagggctgggggctcctgcctctccccagaGTGGGACTGGGGGCTGCCAGCCTCTCCTGATCTCCTCTCCTGGTGGGATTGGGAGGCTCCTGTCTCTCCCCGAGGTGGGAGTGGGGCGTGCCTGGCTCCTGGAGGGCTGGCCTAggcctgcagccccagcaggcgGGCAGTGTTCAGCACATCATCCCTCGTCAGGTAACAGCCACAGAGCTGCCGGTAGCCCGTGAACGCCTCCCGGCCGTGCAGGACACGCCAGTTATCCACAAACAGCGCctgcaggggagggaaaagCTCATCAGGAGGACAGCAACCACGGCAGGCAAGGCCACGAGCCTctggcagggcagctcctggggatgAACAGCAGGTAAGGGTGTGCTATTGTGGGCATGAGCCTCCTGTtctgcactggcacaggtgAGGCTACAGTCAGTTGTTGCACAGGATCCAGCACAGCTCTTTATGGAGCCAGCCCAGAAAcacattttggggtttctttgcCTTTCTACTGGAGAGGAAATAGTTCACCAGCAATAGACAGTGTGCAATTTATCAATGAATCCCAGAatgcttgggttggaaggaaccttaaagcccatcttgtgccaccctctgccatgggcagggacaccttccactaccccaggttgctccaagccccatggAACCTGGATttgaacccttccagggatggggcagcctcaACCTCCAGCCTCTGTGGAGTCACCCATGTAAGGGCTCAAACATAATCTCAGAACTGTAGTTTCTTCTGGAAGAAGTGAAAGCCTGAACATTGGGTgttccagcctctctgctcctgaGGGTTCTCATTTCAGTGGCTGGAAATTGGGACGAACTTTCCTCTGAGGCAGAGCTTGAACTAAACGTCCCTGCCTCACCTAGGAGCTCATACTGCTTTaggacagcaggaaaacacacacacagaagccACCATCATTAACCCTGGAGCACCCAGAACGAGGAAAACCACTGGACACGGCAACACTCAGACACATCCATGGAGCACCCTGCCCTTCTCCCTGCGCCAAACCCACAGGATTCAGCTCCGAGTCCCaccctggcccagccccaggggatgCAGCTGCAGGTCCCACCTTGCCCGGCTTGAGCTTGACCCAGAGCTCGTTGTGGGGCCGGCGCAGCTCGGCGGTGAGGGCGCGGTGTGCGCGGTACCAGCGCCGCACCACGTCGTGGGGCACAGTGTTGAACACGGCGCGGTCGTAGTTGTTGTACCTGCAGGGGGAGGAGAGACAAGACACTGCCCAAAGCGCCCCCAGGTGCCTCCAAGGGAACCTCAGGAGCCTGTGGGATCAGTGGGTATTtcagggaggctgcagaggtgaccgaagaggctgtgctgccagcacaggacTTTTGGGAACACGGCACTGAGGGCAAGTGTATCAAGTGTACACCTGCTCTTCCTGGTTTTCCATGGAAGCACATGGCAAGGCTGAGGGTGCTGGACAACCTCCAGAACTGAGCCAAACTGGAGTTTCCAAAATCAGCCCAAGTTTCCTTCGGAAGGAATCACTTTGCACCCTCCCTGTTATCTCCCAGGATAGTTTCCAGGAGCTTCTTGAGAGAATGGATGAATTCTTCTGCACCTCaaatggaatgggatgagaGCCTGGAGCTGAAGGGAGACTGCCAGGAGTGAAAAAGCAAAGCTCAGCACTGACACCCATCTTTGTACCAGGGGTGCTGGATGCTTCCTCTAAGACGGGAGGAACACAAGGTGTCCCCGTGGTTTCATCCCTACTCCTCAAAGATAAGCTGGTCTTCAGCCCACGGAACGTTCCGGAAACCCAGCACAAtgccccctcctcccctgcctgccGTTACCTGATGAGGTAAAGCTCGTTGTTCCAGGGGTAGACGTTGAGCACTGGCCCCACCCCGATCATGTGGTTGTGGCGGCCGCCCACGTTCTCCACGTACTCGTGTTTGAGGGGCACCTTGGCCAGCAGCTCGAAGTGCTCCGGGGCCTGGCGCAGCACCTGCTCGGCCGCGTGGAACCCGTCCACCAGCAGCGTCCTCCCGCCCGTGCCCTCGTGCTTCAGGCAGTGGAACACCTGGATGCTGCACAGAGACAGAGCCCACCAGCCATGACCTCGGCTGCCTGCCCCCTGGTGCTCCCAAAGGACACCCCCAGGTGTGGATGGATGCACCGCCCgtgcctgctgcttctccagacCCAATCCCACCCAACTGGGTTTTGCTGGGTGAGGAGGCAGGAAACTGCCCGTGCTGCTTCCCAAACCCCGTGAGACACGAGTGTGGGAGActtcaggagctgcaggatgaaGGCTGTGTCACCCTAAACCCAAACCCgaagaggctgtggctgccccatccctggaagtgtccgaggacaggctggatggggctctgagcagcctgaggtagtggaaggtgtccctgcagcagcacgtACCCGCAGGGCTCCTGGAAGTAGGTGGTGTCCGTGTGCCGGTCCAGGGCCAGCTTGGTATAGGCTGTGTCCCCCCGGGAGAAGTCAGAGGTGAAGCACCACATCCTGCCATAAATGGTCTCCCTGGAACAGAGATGGGCACTGATGGGTCAGTGGTTATGGGGCAGGGTCTGGGTAAGGCACATCCTCCCCTACATGTGAGTTATTCCACTCTGTCCCATGCGCAGAGTCTTGAAAGCAGAACAACTTCACAAAATTCAGACTGTCAGGGATGGTGCCTCTAATCCCCCTTCTGGTGTTCagctcctctttttcctccccaaaaggCTGGTGGTGACAAGTCTTCCCCCTCACAAACACTGATGCTTCCACACTAACCATCACCTCCATAAAGAAGTGACACAATGAGTTGCCTGAGTGCAGCCAGCCCCTACTTGTACCCACACAGGGTTACCCAATAAttccatttcttcttcccaGGATCCTGTTTTCACTACCTCCCCCCTCCAACAGGCAcaggagggaaggggcagcaggcAAGGCCAAACAGCACTCGGGTACCTGGAGACAAAAGCTGGGTGGATATTCCCTGGAGCCCCTTGTTTCTATTTGGAGTGACTGTTCATTAATAGGAATCCCTCCTTTTCTAATGGCTCCAGGCAAACCAAAGTGTCTTACAGCTTGATAaagccccagctcagcccctggcCTGCCATGCTGCTGGTGCTTTCCACAAACTCAGCACCAACACCtctcactgtttttctttaacaagAGCTCCAACTGCTCTTTGATCTCCCTGGCTCCCAGGGCCAAGCTGCCCTCACGACCCCTCAAGTCATAACAGGAAATGTCTCTCCTTGCTCTTCCCAGACAGCCACTTCCTTCAGTCCCTCCTCTCTTTTGTGACTGTCCCACTGTCACAAAAGTCATGTATGCTCTGAGGGCAGCTCAGTAACTGAGTGATTCCCAGTTCTCCCACAAAGGAGAGTGGATCCCACAGTGGGATCCTCCATCCCGAGGAGCCAGAGCATTTGTCTGCAAACTAGGCCATGGCACACAAAATACAGGAcaaggaggcagcagctttccaaacagaaagaaaacaagtttgCCCTTCCCAGGATAGCCCAGATACCTGATTATGCTGATCCTCTCTGCCAAGATTCTCGTGTCCTCTTTGGTGGGATTGACATTCTCCACAAAAGCAATCCCGTACAACAAGAAGTTCTGCAGGAACTCCTTCAGACCTTCATCTGTCTCCAGGAAGCTCCGGCAGTCGATGGAGGGGACCTGGGCCTGCCGGTAGATCTCAGCATTCCAGAGGATCCGGGGGTGCAtcacctgctgcttctgcccCTCGTAGCTGTTCTTGGCCAGCCACTCCAGCCCGTACCGTGTCACGTGTCCGtctggccctggcacagggacaagGGCAGAGTCACCAAAATCCCACTGACCAGCCCAAGCTCATGGCACCTGTCAGCCCACGACACGCCTCGCCCTTGTCACCTGTCTGGGGATGGGCTCTTGGCACCCAAAATACGACCTTAAGGGCCACGAGTCCTAAAGGTGATGTCATTGCTGCCCCAATTCCAAtttcagggcagctgctgcagccctctcCAAATTCCCAGCCAACCACGGCATCTgcagtggttttggtttttgttcacAGGACTCTAAGGACAATCAAAGCTTTGAAGTCAAGCTCCCAAATGAGAGTAAACCCCACCACAAGGAagaaagcagctgggaaagtgaagaggaaggacagaaaacaggCACGGTGAGCAGTGCTGACAGCTGCTCACACAGGACAGcgaaggaaaagagaagcaacTGTGTCATGCCTCATCTGCCTTCCccacctgcactgctgggggagCCTGACCAGCCCAGACACTGCCCACACAGCAAGGGCAGGAAAACCACACCACTTTGACTGTAAGCGAGGTGTGTTTACAGCGAGAGCAGCGTTTAAAACCCGCTCAGGGCTCAGTTATCTCCCCAGACAGGCAGATCTGGAGACGACACtgccttctcccagcccagcccgaTCCACCAGCAGGCGCAGGGGGTGCTCAGGACTCACAGGTGAGGAAGAGCGTGCTCTGGTCCACGCGCACGGCCTGGGGCCGGATGCCCAGCTCCACGCTGGCCGTGTCCAGGCTGCGCTGGCTGGTCTTGGCGTTGTAGCAGGAGGCGGAGCGGCAGTGGTCCCGCAGCCACACGAAATCCAGGCGCATCACCGTGCTCCCGtagctcagctctgccagggagggagcacaggaggCTTTGGGGCAACGGGGAGGACTGACAAAGGCAAGAACCGAAGCCCAGAGCCCACACTTTATCGCCCCAGTTACAGATGCTCCTTGACATAAATTGTCACGTGAGGAAGACCTGGCAGAGGATCTAATCAAAGTCCTGGCTCCTTTGCTTTGGAGCCACTGTGTGAAATGCTGAGCTTGCAAGTGACTCAGAGTACTGAGATCTCACTGGCCTCAGCTGCCGTTACCCTAAAGGAGGTGGGCACACACCAGAGCCAAGgagggctctgccagggagaGCCTGAGCATGGCACACAAAATGGTGCCTGACAGGGCAAAGCTCAGACAGTTTTTGTTCAGGAATCCCTGGGTTTGATTACTTATTTAGCAGTGCCTCACTTATCACAGAAGACAAGGCTGGCCATCCTGTCTTTGTTCTCCTGCAGGGAACATGAGACAGCCCCCAGTGCACACCCCTCTAACACGAGctatttcagaaggaaaacacacGTCactgcagggaacagggagTCCccgggcagagcaggagcacccACACCCAGCACACCTACCGAGATGGTCCTGGTgcagctgccaggcacagcagggaggtgctggggcCGTGGAGTGGCAGtgtgctggggcagccaggACGGGCCCAGGGTCCcgaggcagccacagccagccacGGCCCGTGGTCCCACGCCGGCCCCGGAGCAGCCACAACAGCCTCTGGCACCACATCCTGGCAGGAGACAGGGGGACTTGGATGTGATACTCTGTCCTGAactgcagcaggacacagccctgaggagaCACAAAGGAGAGACTGGGatgctgtgagggtgggcaggccctggcacagggggcacagggaagctgtggctgcccctggatccctggaagtgtccaatgccaggctggatgggccttggagccacctgggctCATGGAAGGTGCctcagcccatggcagggggtggaatgggatgagttttaaggtccttccaccccaagccattccatgattctgtgatttactgGGCAAAGCCATTCCAGGAGAGACAGCTGTGTTCAACACCCTTGTGCAAAACAGTGGCAACGCCTCATCTCTGAAGGTCTTGTCCCCCCTTCAGCATTCCCAGTTTAAATTCACCATTCCTGGATGGAACTACAGCAATTGGGGAAGCAGTGACCTTGGTTAGGGAAGCAACGACAGAGGAATCCAGTAATTAGGTAAGTTCTAGAAAAAGCAGGCAAAAcaatgaggaggaggaggaagatctcttctgctgctgctgaaggacacAGCTGGCATGGAGGAGAAACCATCACGATTAATTTTAGGATAGAGATTAGAAGGTGATTTCTCCAGGGGAAATTTGTAACAACTCTTCAGTGCAAAGAGCAATGGCAAAAACCCGACAAGTTTTAAGAGAGGATGCCTCAGTCTGGATGCCTGTCATGTTTATGAATTTCTGGGGCCCAGGCCTGAACCCAGCAGGATTTTAACAGCACTTTGAAGAACACTGAAATGTGGTCTCTCTGGATAAGGCACTGGCTCAGAAAGCATTTGTTATCCTAGACTTCtgattttccttcattttcttatctGGAGAGtccaggcactggagctctggctgtccaagctgcttctgctctgcagagacctCAAAAGCTGCTGATAACAACCAAATCCACAGAGGTGCCACATTCCCAGCCAGCAACTTGTTAAGCAGGGATAAAAGAACACAGACACC contains:
- the TMLHE gene encoding trimethyllysine dioxygenase, mitochondrial, yielding MWCQRLLWLLRGRRGTTGRGWLWLPRDPGPVLAAPAHCHSTAPAPPCCAWQLHQDHLELSYGSTVMRLDFVWLRDHCRSASCYNAKTSQRSLDTASVELGIRPQAVRVDQSTLFLTWPDGHVTRYGLEWLAKNSYEGQKQQVMHPRILWNAEIYRQAQVPSIDCRSFLETDEGLKEFLQNFLLYGIAFVENVNPTKEDTRILAERISIIRETIYGRMWCFTSDFSRGDTAYTKLALDRHTDTTYFQEPCGIQVFHCLKHEGTGGRTLLVDGFHAAEQVLRQAPEHFELLAKVPLKHEYVENVGGRHNHMIGVGPVLNVYPWNNELYLIRYNNYDRAVFNTVPHDVVRRWYRAHRALTAELRRPHNELWVKLKPGKALFVDNWRVLHGREAFTGYRQLCGCYLTRDDVLNTARLLGLQA